The following coding sequences lie in one Lolium perenne isolate Kyuss_39 chromosome 2, Kyuss_2.0, whole genome shotgun sequence genomic window:
- the LOC127331693 gene encoding probable amidase At4g34880 yields the protein MAWLRLQAVAAVLALVAGAGVSHGFEFHEATVEAIHLGFTNGSLTSAALVQFYLDRISHLNPLLRAVIEVNPDALLQARAADARRAASGGRLLGALDGIPVLLKDNIATRDKLNTTVGSFALLGSVVRRDAGVVTRLRRAGAVVLGKANPSEWCNIRRVDNGWSARGGQTLNPYALSSTPCGSSAGSGVAAAANMAAVTLGTETDGSILCPSSFNSVVGIKPTVGLTSRYGVVPISPRQDTVGPMCRTVSDAVKVLDTIVGYDAFDAAATGAASKYIPSGGYMQFLKKDGLRGKRIGILNGFFQKSGETQLRVYNQHFTTMREHGAVMIENLDVATNLTALLADIGANEWIVILAEFKLYLNAYLADLWTSPVRSLADIIAFNNAHPVEERLEDFGQANLIAAEKTQGIGSVERAAIQRLEEMSANGLEKLMKEKQLDAIVTPDTSASSLLAIAGHPAIVVPAGYAEAGVPFGICFGGLHGYEPRLIEMAYAFEQATKVRKQPKCAPASEAAKTRFVH from the exons ATGGCGTGGCTGCGGCTGCAAGCTGTAGCCGCCGTCTTGGCCCTGGTCGCAGGCGCCGGCGTGTCACACGGCTTCGAGTTCCACGAGGCAACCGTGGAGGCCATCCACCTCGGCTTCACCAACGGCAGCCTCACCTCGGCGGCGCTCGTCCAGTTCTACCTGGACCGGATCAGCCACCTAAACCCGCTGCTGCGTGCCGTCATCGAGGTCAACCCGGACGCGCTCCTGCAGGCGCGAGCCGCCGACGCTCGGCGCGCGGCCTCCGGCGGCCGCCTACTCGGTGCGCTGGACGGTATCCCCGTCCTTCTCAAGGACAACATCGCGACCCGCGATAAACTCAACACCACGGTCGGCTCCTTCGCTCTCCTCGGCTCCGTGGTCAGGCGGGACGCCGGTGTGGTCACCCGGCTCCGGCGGGCCGGCGCCGTCGTGCTCGGCAAAGCCAACCCCTCCGAGTGGTGCAACATCCGCCGCGTCGACAACGGGTGGAGCGCCCGTGGCGGCCAGACGCTG AACCCGTACGCCCTGTCGTCCACCCCATGCGGTTCGAGCGCGGGCTCCGGCGTCGCGGCGGCGGCGAACATGGCTGCGGTGACGTTGGGCACCGAGACCGACGGCTCCATACTCTGCCCCTCATCGTTCAACTCCGTGGTCGGGATCAAGCCCACTGTCGGGCTCACCAGCCGGTACGGTGTCGTTCCCATCAGCCCAAGGCAGGACACCGTTGG ACCGATGTGCCGGACTGTATCAGACGCAGTCAAGGTGCTGGATACCATTGTCGGTTACGACGCGttcgacgccgccgccaccggagCGGCATCCAAGTACATCCCATCTGGGGGATACATGCAGTTCTTGAAGAAAGATGGGCTGAGAGGCAAGAGAATCGGCATCCTTAATGGTTTCTTTCAAAAAAGTGGGGAGACTCAGTTGAGGGTGTACAACCAGCACTTCACCACAATGAG GGAACATGGAGCCGTGATGATCGAGAATCTTGACGTCGCGACCAATTTGACTGCTCTGTTGGCTGATATTGGTGCCAACGAGTGGATCGTCATACTAGCAGAGTTCAAGCTATACCTGAACGCGTACTTGGCAGACTTGTGGACCTCCCCTGTCCGTTCCCTTGCAGACATCATAGCTTTCAACAATGCGCACCCAGTAGAG GAGAGGCTAGAAGATTTCGGGCAGGCCAACCTTATTGCGGCCGAGAAGACACAAGGTATCGGATCCGTGGAGAGAGCTGCGATACAACGGCTGGAGGAGATGTCAGCTAATGGGCTAGAGAAGCTAATGAAGGAGAAGCAACTCGACGCGATCGTGACGCCCGACACTTCCGCTTCCAGCCTTCTCGCCATCGCCGGCCACCCAGCCATCGTTGTGCCTGCGGGGTACGCCGAGGCGGGGGTGCCCTTCGGTATATGCTTTGGTGGCCTGCACGGGTATGAGCCAAGGCTGATCGAGATGGCTTATGCTTTCGAGCAGGCTACCAAGGTAAGAAAGCAACCAAAGTGTGCGCCCGCTTCCGAGGCGGCTAAAACGAGATTCGTCCATTAG